Genomic segment of Candoia aspera isolate rCanAsp1 chromosome 2, rCanAsp1.hap2, whole genome shotgun sequence:
TCAGGCAAGCCTGGGGGCTTGTTAATTTCTTGTTGCCAAAGAAGATGCAGAAACTCTGATGCAAGTACTAGGGTTGGGCCCAAAGAAAAGACTCATTTTGCTAAAGAATAGGTGTATCCTGGACAGCAGAGAGAGATATCAGGTTCTAAGGTAGAATTTGATTCTCCCACGGTTACCTGGATATCAATGCAAAGATTACTATACACAAACACAGGTATagatatatacatgcacacatattaaTATGCTTGCTTCCTGTaactttcttcctccccttcccagcCTCTTCCAGAGAAATTTGTAGTCAAAGGAGTTGTTGACCGTTTTTCAGAAGAATTTGTTGAGACAAGGAGAAAGGCCTTGGATAAATTCTTAAAGAGGATTGCGGACCATCCAGTGCTTTCTTTCAATGaacattttcatgtatttcttacAGCCAAAGTAAGTAAATTGAATCCACATAGATTTTCTGATTTTCAAAGCATGTGATTAGAGGTGTAAGTCTTTAGAATGTGAAAGTTTCCAGGCAGCATCATAAATATATGCTGCTTCAGTTCATTAGCCAACTCTTTTGTTAAATGCTAGTTTTAGATGCTGGTAGGTGATGGGTATTGTCTTTTAGTATACAGCTTGCAGTATTTAGAACAATCAACATAAACCCAATTGAGTTTTTCAGTAGCCAAGAACACCCTCCTTCTCTTCAAACTGTTACTTCAGTTTATCTTCATTGCTTTAAAATAGCCCCGTAGATATTGGTAtgaattttctgctttttaaaatcaccCATAAATGCCATATTTTAGCTAAGCCAATTCTATGGGATAGATGTTGTGACTGTGTTTCTTGCTCAGACAGTTCTGTGTAGATGTGTAGCTTCAGCAAAGTTGTAAGTTCATTAACCATTCTGTCAACACCAGGATCTTAACGCTTATAAAAAACAAGGAATGGCCTTGCTTACCAAGATGGGAGAATCAGTAAAATATGTCACGGGAAGCTACAAATTAAGAAGTCGACCGTTGGAGTTTGCTGCCATGGGTGACTATCTGGATACGTTTTCTCTAAAGCTGGGAACTATTGATCGAATCACACAGCGGATAATCAAGGAGGAAGTGGGTAAGAAAGACTTGTAGCTTCCCTCTTAActccattttgttatttttgggacCTTTCAAGAAACAAATGGTGAAAGGTACAGACATCCATCCTCTCTTGGGTGTAGTTTTGCTACGCTGCAAAAGGTGCTGTGTAAAAAGATTTTGGAAAGACATTTTGTGTACGTTATTAAAATGGCTAAATTCCTATGTATCTCTTCTTATTTTGTTTGCATCTtaagattctgtttttatccaAAATTTTCCAAGTTTGAATAGTTTCTGATGTGCTCAGCGTCTTGCCAAATGTGGACATTTCCCCCTCAAAATTAGGTTtgaattaaaaggaagaaaaaaaaatctcacaatcTTGAAATGCAGAAATCAGAATTTTCTGACCGTCATTTTTATGTATTGGATCTCCTGCAGAATATTTAGTGGAGCTCCGAGAGTATGGTCCTGTTTATTCCACCTGGAGTGCTCTAGAAACAGAGGTGTCTGAACCTCTTGAAGGAGTGTCAGCCTGCATTGGAAATTGTTGCACAGCACTTGAGGAATTGAGTGAAGATATGACTGAGGATTTCCTGCCTGTTTTACGAGAATATATCCTGTATTCAGATTCCATGAAGGTAAAGTGGAATTGCAAGGCAGATGTTTTTATGTGCCTTGGGTAGCTCTTCAGATTCCTTTCTTTGAAGGGAAAGTAACTCTGACTCATCACTTGAAATTTtacatgtattaaaaaaaaaaaatcccacttcgTCCCTGAGGCTACCCTGTGTGTTTGTGCCTCTCAAATGCGAACTGACACAACAATGAATTTGAACTTTTATCGCTGGCACAGATGTAAAATTGGCTTTTGATTAATCTTGATTTCCATCGTCAGAGCTAtcttcagaaatgttttttttcctagtgCAAATTTCCCTTTCTCTGTTACTTAATGTGGTTGGCACTCAATTGAGGGATGTTTATCATTAGCTAGGGTTctttgaagggacgcggtggcgctgcgggttaaaccgctgagctgtcgatcggaaggtcggcggttcgaaaccgcgcggcggggtgagctcccgttgttaatcccagctcctgctcacctagcagtttgaaaacatgcaaatgtgagtagatcaataggtaccgcttcggcgggaaggtaacggcgttccaagtcgtcatgctggccacatgacccggaagtgtctatgacaacgccggctctaaggcttagaaacggagatgagcaccgccccctagagtcggacacgactggactttacgtcaagggaaacctttacctttacctttagggttCTTTGAAACCTTGTACATGGAATCTAGCTCATGGTTTCATTCTTCAAATCCTGGAGTAGTTCAGTGCCAATCATGCTAAGGATTGGGTAGGGAGAGGTTAATGGTGTGGTCAACAAACTGCAGATGAGGGTAGAGGATCATTCCCTGCTACTTCCTCCAAAAGGCCTCGCATATCTATTCTGTGTGGTATCTCTCAGTTTTGGCTAACCATGGTTAGCAAGTGGCATATGAATTTTGCAGTGTACAACATgtgttttttctttgaaaatcccTGTCTTcaaaatatatatgcatgtggGTTTTCTCCATCAGAATGGAGAGTTAAAATCCTTGCCTGCAGGGTTGTGCTGCATGTCCCATCCTTTATTTAGACTTCATGGCTAGCTACAATACAGGCACAGTAAGCCTGTTTTCTTTGaccttaaatttattttaatgttgtttgcATGTACCAGGTGGATGCACCCTTCACAACACATTAGGATTTGCTGTTTAAATGTAAACCAACTGTGTTTCTGGTGTATGACTTCAGTATGTAAGTTGTAGGAATTACAAGAGGGCCTGGTGGTGTAGTTTTCATGCTGACtgctattacattttttttaaaaagcagagcaaTAAGAACTCTTGTGATGAGACAGAACACACTGGGCAGAGTTAGTACAAACAGTCCCCAGTGGAATGTTTGGACTTTAGGTAAGGAGTTAGTTTTTGAATGTTATAATTGTTCATGCCAGAGTAGTTTAAAATATGTTTGAAGTACTTTCATGTGGGCAGATGCACTCAGttgtcttctgctctgtcttGAGAAATTGCAACTGTTTTGTGTGGTGGTTGAGAAATCTGCAATCTCtccaatctttattttaaaaaatgacatgtcTTTTACCAATAAAACACAGCATAATATATGTTAACTTTTTTTGCTCATCATCTTGGCTAAAGAGTGATGCAACTGCTTTCTCCAGTTGtcattcaaactgaaaaggaataaCTAGTATAAAGCTAACTTCTAAGGCTTATTTTTTTGAAAGGGAGCTAGTAGTGGTACAGCACATTTTTtgcagttcagttcaattcaattttattatggtcactgaccagtagaAGATACAATTCTGTGAAGATAcacacattagccttaaaatatgaaccatctgatttaaaataattttaaatttgaatttacatttTTTGCATGCTAAGGACCTTGGCACCTTCAATCCCTGgcaccttcatttttttttttaaaaaaaataaggtacTAGTAAGAAAGTCTTACTGAGAAGGTTGCAAGCTGCTGTTAATACTGGGCTACATGGTCACACAATTTGACCTGAACTACTTcctcatttacaggtagtccttggttaacgaccattcattcagtgaccattcagagttatagcggcgctgaacaaatggtagttatgaccggtCCCTAAAGTTTCAGCCATTGCAGCtctcccatggtcacgtgatcaaagtttgggcacttggcagcccagcCACAATTATAACCACAGTgacacttcaactcccccccatctatctcccccatctctgcccttttagccACCCTGCATTTCTCTGCCAGCCCTGCCAACCTGCATTCTGCTTGCCCTACCGCATGGCTGGCCCTGCCACCCCCCCAGCTGACTTTCACTGTCTTCTTCACTcccggcctggccctttgcaagacagctgctggccatgtcaggccttcttcctgaggccgcATGCAGACTTCTCCAAATCATGTGCGGCCTTCTTGAAGACAGCAAATTGACTCTGAGCATAAGGGCAAACATTgcgcagggcagccaaaagggcagagatgtgtggggagataggtgggtgggaggacttgaagaggaggcagtcccttaccttactgtgGCTTGGGCTGGGAGGGACCGAGCCAGGAATGGTTTGGATCCAAATGGGCTCTTGCCTAAACGACCAGGTGGGATTtgattaatgaccacaactgggactgccaggattgccattgctaagcaatgtggtcacatgacattgtgctttacaactacatcgcttagcaatggaaattccagtcccaattaccattgttaaccaaggagTACCAGTACTAGGACAAGTAGCTGAAAATCCTTAGCCTAAACTGAAGTCTAACTTAATTCTGTTTAAGTTGATTTTTCAGCCCTGCAACCCATCTTGCAGAATATACAGTGTATTTGTAAAACTAGGAGGCCCCAGAATAGCATTTTAAGATGTGAATAAAGGAGGTTGATGTAAGAtgtaaataaaggaaatagatttCTTGAGTTTGTGCATTTACTGGTTGCTCATCTATCACAATCTGCCTGCCCCTTTTTCAGTCTGATTTCGTAGTTGTGTGAACTGATGATTGCATATGTTGAAGCAATGTACGGCATTTAGATTGTTAATGTTTGTTGGTAGAAGGCATGATTAGAGACGATGTGACCATGGGTGTAGCCACATAGAACTGTCTTTCTATGAATGGGATAAGTGTTTGAGTTAAGCCTTATCTATACATTGATCTGAACCCATCAGGCTCAAATGGTGAGGGAGACCTAGCTGTGCACATTGCTGTCTGTTCTCTGTATCTTCTTTGCCTTTTGTCTCCCTTCGGTCTTAGGCTTTGTCCTCTTAAGTGATGGAGGTTGGAATGCAGTTTTTGCTCCTATATTGCTGAAGTGAGGCAGCACTGACTCTAAGCATAAGAGCCAATTTGTAATTTTCAAACTGTATTGGAGTGCTCTaaaatggggcgggggggagaagaAACTTAATTGAGTTCCCCGTGTTCCATAAATAAGCAGTGTCCTGAATCACCTAAAGCGTTGTCCTGACCTACTCCCTTAAGGGCTCTGTTTGAATTTCAGGAAATCAGGAGTGAGGGGTGAGCAAAGCATGTGGTTATAGGGTGCAGAACTGGGATGGGTGGCTCTGTCCACCTATCAGCTTAGCTTTTAGGCTATGCAAAGGCACCATTCTTTAAGGTCATTCCAGACTCAATGACTTCACTTTACTGCTGTTGATCACCCCTTTGTTTCTCAAACCTGTACTGAACTACATGGAACAGATGCAATGTTCTGTTGCAAAATAAAAGAAGGCAATgcattctttttcctccctccctccccctcaggGCCTTATTATTTCCCCGAATCCCACTGGTTTCAAATGGATTGTGCTTGGCATCACTACGTAGAAAATAAGAACTAGAAGGATGGAAGCTTACCTGTAGCAGAGAAAGATGTCATTGGTTTTTACGGTTCCTTTAATTATTGTAgcacctctttctctctcctccactCTTAGAATGTGTTGAAGAAAAGAGATCAAGTTCAAGCAGAATATGAAGCCAAGCTAGAAGCTGTGGTCCTCAAGAGAGAAGACCGCCCCAAGGTTTGCTTTTGGGAGAAGCACTTAAACAATGTGGTCTGTTCAATCgttttttattttactgaagctttcattttttttttcctattcattgAGTAGTGGCATCTTGTTTCCATTCAATACCAGTACTATTGAACTGAGGTTAAGATATGGGTCAGGTTTGTGAAAGAAGGTATTTTGAACAACATGCAAATATTCttacaaaatacagtatctcaAGTCTATTTAGTTATGGATAGTATTATAAGTAAATAGAAATTTTTATGCATACAAATAGTTGAGGCATTTATGGGGCTTGAAGTACAGGAGAGGGTGGGTTATTGCCTTCATATCTTATctatagacattccaaagtcatAACATCTGGCTGCTtgctgccaaagtgatttgtagGTCTGATGAAACATACAGCTCTTTCCTTCAGTTTATTTCTGATAGGTGTTTGAGTCTGCTATGTTGCTGTGGCTGCTACTGCTCCTTTCTTCTTGCACAAGAACAtacaggcattttttttaaaaaaaatcagtgctattTTGTGGAAGGATTATTAGTTGCTTGCCTTGGGAGTAAGTTTCACTGGATTTAACTTACCCAATTCTGTGTGCAGGAGCTTGAAAACCTCTCCTAGGACAGCATCCTAGGAGTAACTCCATTTTGTTCTCTGAACAATCTCAGGTTGAAAGAAAAATTCACTCAAGGCTACCCAGTGTACTTCAGAGCTGTGCTGGGAAATTTATATCCATGCACTTTGGTAAAAATCCAACACCTTGTCTGGTACACTATCCTTAACTTACAATTTCTTGATATCTATATAgctaagaaaggaaaaaggcCCATAGTATAAAAGACCCTCATTCATACTTTGTATTTGACCATTGTATAGCTGGCAACCATAGTGAGTAATGACTTGAATATACAGATAGAGTGAATAGTATTAGTAGAACTTTTATGAACTCCGCAGCAATCATTAATTGATGTATTTGTGAGAAATCTGAGggtatttctgtttcttttcagtgGGAGGCATCATTTTACAACTAAAAAGCTTTCAGAAGTTATTTCCACAGCACTGCTTCCTTTTTGGTTTCCAGGTGCCCACAGATGTTGAAAAATGTCAAGACCGGGTAGAGTGCTTCAATGCTGACCTGAAGGCTGACATGGACAGATGGCAGAGCAACAAGCGGCAAGATTTTAGGCAGCTGTTAATGGGGATGGCAGATAAAAACATTCAATATTATGAGAAGGTAATGCTCTAAATTTGCTACTAAATGCAGGAAAACAATTGAATGTAATTTACTAATTTGCTGATGCCGGTTGAGTACAAAGCTGATGCAAAATGCTTTAGAAtggctctctctttcttcctgagTACTATAATCTTGTTAAAGCTTAAGTTGTTTTACACTGCCACTGATGAGGCCGAATCCTGTCTGTATAGATAAAGCATGGAATTACAGGTGTAGTTTGCCAGTAAGTGACGGCGGTGGTGTAGGCTGACCTTGTATGCCATGGACTAGGCTAGCTGTAAATTCTGAGAACTGTccttccaacacatctggaagacatcaggttgTAGAAGGTTGCCAAAAGCTATTCAGAAGCATTTGCAAAGCCACTGTTAAATCTGCTGTGGGTAGGCCCTTGCAGAGTTACATGCTAACACTGGTCGAGAGGAGACACACCCATGTCAAAGTGATCAAGATCTGCTAGTCAGTATTGGCATTGCTGGGCCACCCAATCCATTTGTACGTACAGCTGTAGGTCAGCTGtatataaaaaagcatttttttcattttatgtaaGTTTCGATACTTCGTTTTCTTGAAGAACTTCGCAGCTCAAGCATTACTGTGTGCTGTTGCTGCTGTAAAGGtgtatatcatttttaaaatggcagagGTAATTTATGTGTTGGAAATGCAGATATTGATAAAATTCTTTGACCCACAAGTTGTATTATTTAAGGACACTTCAGTTTTAAATGACATAATTATAAGACCAGAATGTATGGctatttgatttaaaatattactaatgcattgttttatctgtttttttggTTCAAATAGTGCCTTACGGCGTGGGAATCTATTATACCACTATTGCAAGATAAGACCGAGACCAAATAAGTTGCAGCTCTTCCCAAATTTCTTCCCTGTACCATGGACATTGACCAAATGCCCAGACCCACTACCACTAATTGTACTGAAGATTTACTATACACGATGGTGTAAGATTTTTTCCTCCTGGAGGAACACCATGTGTGCTAATTCTTGAACTGTACATTTTTTGCCACTTTTTAACCAAACCATCTTGAACTTTCTTACTCTGTGAACTTCGGATGATGGAAGTTAAAACAAGAGCACTTTTTCTTCTTGGACCACTTTATATTGAATTAAATTGATGAATGGAACactaaaatcatattaaaaataaagactcTTAAATGCAAGGTGCCAACTTAGCATCTTTATTGCCCTTCCTTTTTATAGGATAAGGTATGTTGATCATGGAAGAACAGCAGTTGCATCTTCAGACTGCCTTGGTTTTGCTCCCCTTGATGTATAGAAAGGGAATATGGCTGTTGTAAGATACATGCTGGATTCTGCAGCATCTCTTTAACATGAGCTTTTTATGCAGAGTTGGaaagatttaatttaatgttgAGACAGGAGTTGCTATGGTCTCCTTAGAGACAATATATTGGAAATGTATagaatatttgtaaaataatatttctaaCCAACCTATGGATATGGTGCATAGTCTGTCTTCAGCTTTGGGATGGTAGGGGAAAGAAACTCGTATGACTCCCAAGTCTGTACCCAGTATTGTTTGtgtctttttcctttaaaaactaaTGAAAAGCCAGGTAAGTTCTTGATTTCTCAAAACGTTTGCTTTATGTGTATGGTAAAATTCTTTTTATGTCATGCCTCAGCTTATGCCACACTTTTCATTTTCACATAAGCTTATTTTTTTACCGTGGGAATCATTGTCAAAACGAATTAGTAAAAGGTATTTAAGCAAGCAGATAGTAACTATGTATGTAGTTTCTTTTACTGACCAACTCTGAAATAAATTCTTAACATGTTTAAGAAATCTGGAGGGAAATTATTGCTTTTCCCTACTAAATGGATCAGCTTAGCATTTCAAGCACTTCTGATattgcctttgtttttgttttcagttccACATGTATGTATTTTGGGGCATTTTGTGGTCATTGTACCCTTGAAAGGTAGAAGTACAACCAAAATGGACCCTTGAGCCAACatattttgctccatttattttataaaaattccttGGCTGAATGCTTTTTCTTATACAATAGccataaaaaaacccaaaagtgtAAGATTTGAGAGTAATGTTTTgctcaaaagcaaaaataattacaTTGAATTAAATCTGACTTTATTCTTGTATGACATTTTGTGAAATAGAGCCTACATCATTAGGTGCACCTGATAACTTGGACCATAGTCTCTGAAAAATTTCTGCCTTCCCGCAGCTTTGTATCTTCCAGACCAGTTGGGCTACAGTTCCTGTCCTCAAGCAATGTTGGTTGTACTTGTTGGGCTGATAAAAGTTATAGTTATACACAGTACATAATCCACCAGGTTAGGGGAAAGTAGCTTAAGTAATGCTTTAAGGTACTTTAAAACACTTTGATGGTTGGTTGCCGAACAGACTAACATGGTTTTGTGAATGTGGCTTTATAGTTAGTAACAGCTATAATGCTGTTAAACTAGCAATTTTATGTTTTCCCTATCACCTACCATCATTGAGTGTTTACACGGCTGGTATTCTAATAGTTTACAGTGCAGAAAGAACATATTTAAGCTTTGGttatatttttctcacttttAATAGTTTGCACGCCAGTCTCTCAAACGTCTTGTTAACTTGAAAGGAAATTGAAAAGCTGTGTCAGGAGAATTTCTGGAAGTGAACGTCTGAACGTCCCCAAAGTGATCCTACAGTTTCTAGAGCTGGTGAAACTTGAGGCTAAATTAATTAGTAAAGTCAGTAACTGACAATAATGTATGTTTTTGTATGTTAATTCTGGCACATTTCTGGTGGTACATCTCAAATATGACACTTGTCTAGTTAGGAATGTTCATCTGCCCTAATAACCTTAGATGaatggtttcccttgacatgaagtccagtcatgtccgactctagggggcggtgttcatctccgtttcaaagccgaagagtcggcgtttgtccgtagacacttcgtggtcatgtggccggcatgactaaacggaatgccattacctgcccaccgaagcggtacctgttaatctactcacatttgcatgttttcgaactgctaggttggcaggagctgggactagcaacgggagctcaccccgtcacgcggattcgaaccaccgaccttccgatcagcaagctcagcagctcagcggtttaacccgcagagccaccgtgCCCCTTACTTTAGATGAATagacatgcataaataaatacatgattaaGCACTAACCCCAAAGAGTGAGAGGGACACACTATTCTATAGCTTAGATAATCGATGTTGCCCtaaaatgcttgcttgcttgtaaaAGCAAAAAGGGGCATTGTCTCCCAACGCCCAAGAAAGCACCATAGAGAAGAGATGCAATCGCTCTCGTGTATCTGGGGGGtacaattttataatttaattgtaTTAGAAAGCTGCCTCCCCCTCATTTTCAGAGCTGAGGAAAAGTAATACTTCTCCCtgcagtgttttctttttcttagcctTCTTAGTAGAATTTGCAGCTTTGCTTACTCCAAATTGCAGCACGAACTTCAGATTTCCAAGAATTGTTAGACTTCCTTGTGTCTCATTGAAGGGAAGGGAATGTTTGTATTTCTGAATTAGGCAAGTGGACTTTGTCGCATAATCCTTCGTTCTGTGGGAATAAGAATAGATCAGCTGTCTTCCTTCTGCTCCGATCTGTTCATCCGCCTGGATAAATATAGTAGGAGCCAACTCGGGAACTAAGCAGACCAGACTAAGATGTATGCTCCTGCGTGTCCAGCTTCATTAGGATAGTCATCGATGTACCACACTTGAGCGAGGAATGAGATTTATGCTAGCTCTGAATTTTTTACCCTGCGCCAAACTACTGTCCCTCCCTACCCCTATTTGTAATCTGGGTATAATTACCAACTTTACAGgatacagcaatgtttctcaaccgtggcaactttaagacgtgtggacttcaacttccagaattccccagccagatgaagtccacatgtcttaaagttgccacggttgagaaacattggcataCAGTATTCAAGTTGGACTTTCTGAATCCTGTAGTAAATATTTGCCTGCTGGGGGGAGACCCTAACAGATTCTTTTAAAGTGTTAACTTATGCAATTATACTGTTTGGCTGAGGAAACTACATGGGTGGCGAAGGAAAAATTGCCTTTTTCTCCCAAGACTTTACTCATTCATTTTTACCCCAGCTATGGCTGCTTCTGCCTTTCCCACACAGATGCGTATAGATCAGGTGGATACTTTTTTGAAAGATACTAGCAGTTAAAACTTGGCAGTCAATTTGTTACGAGCAAGGGAATAGTACCTTACCACAGTAATAGACAATGGATCAGGTTTATTGCTGGGGTTTTAAGCAATCCTTCTGTTTTTGTGTCAGTTGGCAAAATCTATAATAGTTTATGGAAATGACAGATATattactaaggaaaaaaaatacaaacttctAAAGAGACAGTGACGATTATGTCATACGAAGTTCTTATCTATGTAATTTTCTATGTCTGCATAACAGATGGCACCGGGGCAAATCTGCTTACCCAGTTGTCAAACGGGCCAGTCCCAGTAGACAATCTCTCCCACACGTTTGAGAGTTGCTACCACCTGGCCTCCATAACCAGCACATGAGGACTTTTGGAATAAAATCCTGGTATATCTAACCAATGCTAGATTTAGACTTGGTAAGGCTCTAAGCTATGTAAAGCTTGGAGTCCTTTGCTAAAAAGTTACACCAGAAGGTCTCACAAAGGCGCATACCAAAACAGGATCCTGGATCGCCACAAAAGAATTGGAAACCCAGCTGCCTTCTAATTTAATTGCAATgtatttaaagtgaaaaatataaattattttcaaatgaatgcatttactGATTACATATTTATCATTTGGCTGGCTTGGTGTCTCtcataaattacaaaataatatgCCCTGGAAACAATACttaaatgtaacttttaaaataattttaagatataTATACAAAATGCTGACAAAATAATCAGGATCACTTTTATTAATACGTAATAATGTACTTATTTGCAAAATCAGAAAACTGATGTCAgatacaatttaaaacattttctttcttgatttctcaaaagcaaaatcattctgaaattttgtgaggccctaagctgtagcttgtttagcttatgcctaaatcCAGCACTGTATCTAACTAAACACATAGATGGTTTCCAAGCATTGTGAAAAGAAGTGACCCTTCAGGATTAGGTTGGGGCTTATGTAAAATGTTGCCAGATGCTTGATAAATGTTTTTGCTTCATGGGACAAACCTCTTATTCTGGAGTGATTTCTTTTCACAAAATAAAAACCTTTTAAAAGGCGGTATGTAAATAGTGCTTTGCCCCAATACTTCGGTAAACATAAAGCAGGAGTGATTTTTCCTCTCTGAATCGTACACTGAAATGTaaatttctgaacattttttccTGGCATTTTACAATTAGTCGTAGAGGGCATCTCTATCTACGCTGAAGTCTGCGTTTGGAAAGCAATCATACTTTAAACTAACTCTCAGCATTTAGAGATGTCCTGCTGTGTTGGCCTCTCAACTCCCAGTGCTTATTCCAAAGATAACTTACAGTTCTATTGAAATCCATATTTTGGCTTTTCCACatgctttttaaagttttaaaggaGATTGTAACGTAGTTACGCATTTACTGAATTGTACCACAAATGGTATTGCCTATTATGTACTAATAATAGCGTGcatctta
This window contains:
- the SNX30 gene encoding sorting nexin-30; this encodes MSVAGDGGAGTPKALPSSGPKSLRDIAHPLAASSSEELSADLTPSPDLQLPRSIADKDLSLPNGTPVDTSSPASSSSLLNRLQLDDDLDGEMRDLFVTVDDPKKHVCTMETYITYQVTTKTTRAEFDLPEYSMRRRYQDFDWLRNKLEESQPTHLIPPLPEKFVVKGVVDRFSEEFVETRRKALDKFLKRIADHPVLSFNEHFHVFLTAKDLNAYKKQGMALLTKMGESVKYVTGSYKLRSRPLEFAAMGDYLDTFSLKLGTIDRITQRIIKEEVEYLVELREYGPVYSTWSALETEVSEPLEGVSACIGNCCTALEELSEDMTEDFLPVLREYILYSDSMKNVLKKRDQVQAEYEAKLEAVVLKREDRPKVPTDVEKCQDRVECFNADLKADMDRWQSNKRQDFRQLLMGMADKNIQYYEKCLTAWESIIPLLQDKTETK